A region of bacterium DNA encodes the following proteins:
- a CDS encoding ABC transporter permease, with protein MLPWLARRLAYSLLLLFVLASAVFFAVRLAPGDPLDQVVNEEVTAADRALLRQRLGLDRSLPEQYAHWLTGAVRGDFGLSLRQQRPVADVVGDALGPTLQLTLVSYVLHLALAVATALALAARRRRAGAAWLEGTGLVFYSVPAFWLGLMFILLFSRQLGWFPAGGFAGPDAAFLPAGARLVDRLRHLALPVLTLTLSTFMGTTRYLQAALEEVLAEDYILAARARGLPEDRILRRHALRNALLPLITLVGLSLPWLVGGALVVETVFGWPGLGRVTIEAVWARDYTVIMATTVLAGAAVVAGSTLADLLYRRADPRVRAAGPDGGLRGATCRHGEGAAPPRSARPDPGRGADGGLGRGRGGGAPARAR; from the coding sequence ATGCTGCCCTGGCTTGCCCGCCGTCTGGCCTACTCCCTGCTGCTGCTCTTCGTGCTCGCGTCGGCGGTGTTCTTCGCGGTGCGCCTGGCGCCGGGCGATCCCCTCGACCAGGTCGTGAACGAGGAGGTGACCGCAGCCGACCGCGCCCTGCTGCGCCAGCGTCTCGGCCTCGACCGGAGCCTGCCCGAGCAGTACGCCCATTGGCTGACGGGTGCGGTGCGCGGCGACTTCGGCCTGAGCCTGCGGCAGCAGCGTCCGGTGGCCGACGTGGTCGGCGACGCCCTCGGTCCGACCCTGCAGCTGACGCTCGTCTCCTACGTGCTGCACCTGGCCTTGGCCGTGGCGACCGCCCTGGCCCTCGCGGCGCGGCGCCGGCGGGCCGGCGCCGCCTGGCTCGAGGGCACGGGGCTCGTCTTCTACTCGGTGCCGGCCTTCTGGCTCGGACTCATGTTCATCCTCCTGTTCAGCCGCCAGCTCGGCTGGTTCCCGGCCGGGGGCTTCGCCGGACCCGACGCCGCCTTCCTGCCGGCGGGTGCGCGTCTCGTCGATCGGCTCCGGCACCTGGCCCTGCCCGTGCTCACCCTGACCCTGAGCACCTTCATGGGCACCACCCGCTACCTGCAGGCCGCCCTCGAGGAGGTGCTGGCCGAAGACTACATTCTCGCCGCGCGCGCCCGCGGACTGCCGGAAGACCGCATCCTGCGCCGCCACGCCCTCCGCAACGCCCTGCTGCCCCTGATCACGCTGGTCGGCCTGAGCCTGCCCTGGCTGGTGGGCGGCGCCCTGGTGGTCGAGACCGTCTTCGGCTGGCCGGGCCTCGGGCGCGTCACCATCGAGGCCGTCTGGGCGCGCGACTACACGGTGATCATGGCGACCACGGTGCTGGCCGGCGCGGCCGTGGTGGCCGGCTCGACCCTGGCCGACCTGCTCTACCGCCGCGCCGACCCGCGCGTGCGGGCGGCCGGACCCGACGGAGGTCTCCGTGGCGCCACGTGCCGGCATGGCGAAGGGGCGGCGCCGCCCCGGTCGGCGCGGCCTGATCCTGGGCGCGGGGCTGACGGCGGTCTGGGTCGTGGTCGCGGCGGCGGCGCCCCTGCTCGCGCCCG
- a CDS encoding lipoate--protein ligase family protein, whose protein sequence is MKLRVHLDGARTGAWNMARDAELLAGHRPGDDPVLRVYRWEPAAVTIGYNQQFADFAGERIAARGYDLVRRPTGGRAILHADELTYAVIGSSPSPLFGTSLHDTYMKINAALLLFLSRLGLDADISEGESRAEARGLVCFRSAGRHEVKVGGRKLIGSAQRRTEGVFLQHGSILAGPRHLELVELLGAEGAAAPDAAALREVTTDLGVLLGRPQAGAALDALGPALADACAEVFDLPWVEA, encoded by the coding sequence ATGAAGCTGCGCGTCCACCTCGACGGCGCCCGCACGGGCGCCTGGAACATGGCCCGCGACGCCGAGCTGCTCGCGGGCCATCGTCCCGGCGACGACCCCGTCCTGCGGGTGTACCGCTGGGAACCGGCCGCGGTGACCATCGGCTACAACCAGCAGTTCGCCGACTTCGCCGGCGAGCGCATCGCGGCCCGCGGCTACGACCTCGTGCGCCGGCCCACCGGGGGGCGCGCCATCCTGCACGCCGACGAGCTCACCTACGCGGTGATCGGCTCGTCGCCGTCGCCCCTCTTCGGCACCTCGCTGCACGACACCTACATGAAGATCAATGCGGCGCTGCTGCTCTTCCTGTCGCGCCTGGGCCTCGACGCCGACATCAGCGAGGGCGAGAGCCGCGCCGAGGCCCGCGGCCTGGTCTGTTTCCGCAGCGCCGGCCGGCACGAGGTGAAGGTGGGGGGGCGCAAGCTCATCGGCAGCGCCCAGCGCCGCACCGAGGGCGTCTTCCTGCAGCACGGCTCGATCCTGGCCGGACCGCGGCATCTGGAGCTGGTCGAGCTGCTCGGCGCGGAGGGGGCCGCCGCACCCGACGCCGCCGCCCTGCGCGAGGTGACCACCGATCTGGGGGTGCTGCTCGGTCGCCCGCAGGCGGGCGCCGCTCTCGACGCCCTCGGGCCGGCCCTCGCCGACGCCTGCGCCGAGGTCTTCGACCTGCCCTGGGTCGAGGCCTGA
- the gcvPB gene encoding aminomethyl-transferring glycine dehydrogenase subunit GcvPB — translation MSPRRWNADLPQSIFDQGGPGRRGLTFPRWDGEPVDAALPADVRRAAPADFPALSEPEVMRHFTKLSTLNHHIERGMYPLGSCTMKYNPRVNEQVVALPGLADLHPEQGPEDIQGLLEALRRLEDALCEITGFAACSLIPAAGAQGEYLGMLVIRAFHLARGDRSRDEILIPDSAHGTNPASVVICGMKPRTLKSRPDGRIDLDELRAAVGPQTAGIMITNPNTLGLFENDIREVADIIHAAGGKLYMDGANMNAIMGKARPGDMGFDVVHLNLHKTMSTPHGGGGPGAGPICVAKELAPFLPGPRIARIDDGGWTLTKVPVRGSNAIHAYFGNVGVCLRALSYVLRNGGNGLTRVTECAVLNAKYLHHRLRDILHVRDAEGCMHEFVADGSAWKKEFGVRTLDVAKRMLDYGIHAPTIYFPLIVDEAFMVEPTETESRESLDHFVDVIRTIHREARENPDLLREAPVSTPVGRMDEAAAARQPDLRWLGPCNC, via the coding sequence ATGAGCCCACGGCGCTGGAATGCCGACCTGCCCCAGTCGATCTTCGACCAGGGCGGCCCCGGCCGGCGCGGCCTGACCTTCCCGCGGTGGGACGGCGAGCCCGTCGACGCGGCCCTGCCCGCCGACGTGCGCCGCGCCGCGCCCGCCGACTTCCCGGCCCTGAGCGAGCCCGAGGTCATGCGGCACTTCACCAAGCTGTCCACGCTCAACCACCACATCGAGCGGGGCATGTATCCCCTGGGCAGCTGCACGATGAAGTACAACCCCCGGGTGAACGAGCAGGTCGTGGCCCTGCCCGGCCTGGCCGACCTGCACCCGGAGCAGGGTCCCGAGGACATCCAGGGCCTGCTCGAGGCCCTGCGGCGTCTCGAGGACGCCCTCTGCGAGATCACCGGCTTCGCGGCCTGCAGCCTGATCCCGGCCGCCGGCGCCCAGGGCGAGTACCTGGGCATGCTCGTGATCCGGGCCTTCCATCTGGCGCGCGGCGACCGCAGCCGGGACGAGATCCTGATTCCCGATTCGGCCCACGGCACCAACCCGGCCTCGGTGGTGATCTGCGGCATGAAGCCGCGCACCCTGAAGTCGCGGCCCGACGGGCGCATCGACCTCGACGAGCTGCGCGCCGCGGTGGGGCCCCAGACGGCCGGCATCATGATCACCAACCCGAACACCCTCGGCCTGTTCGAGAACGACATCCGCGAGGTGGCCGACATCATCCACGCGGCGGGCGGCAAGCTCTACATGGACGGCGCCAACATGAACGCCATCATGGGCAAGGCCCGGCCCGGCGACATGGGCTTCGACGTGGTGCACCTGAACCTGCACAAGACCATGTCCACGCCCCACGGCGGCGGCGGCCCGGGCGCGGGCCCGATCTGCGTCGCGAAGGAGCTCGCGCCGTTCCTGCCCGGTCCGCGCATCGCGCGCATCGACGACGGCGGCTGGACCCTGACCAAGGTGCCGGTGCGCGGCAGCAACGCCATCCATGCCTACTTCGGCAACGTGGGCGTGTGCCTGCGGGCCCTTTCGTACGTGCTGCGCAACGGGGGCAACGGCCTGACCCGCGTCACCGAGTGCGCCGTGCTGAACGCCAAGTACCTGCACCACCGGCTGCGCGACATCCTGCACGTGCGCGACGCCGAGGGGTGCATGCACGAGTTCGTCGCCGACGGCTCGGCGTGGAAGAAGGAGTTCGGCGTGCGCACCCTCGACGTGGCCAAGCGCATGCTCGACTACGGCATCCACGCGCCGACGATCTACTTCCCGCTGATCGTCGACGAGGCCTTCATGGTCGAGCCGACCGAGACCGAGTCGCGCGAGAGCCTCGACCACTTCGTCGACGTCATCCGCACCATCCACCGCGAGGCCCGCGAGAACCCCGACCTGCTGCGCGAGGCGCCCGTCTCGACGCCGGTCGGGCGCATGGACGAGGCGGCCGCGGCCCGGCAGCCGGACCTGCGCTGGCTCGGGCCGTGCAACTGCTAG
- the gcvPA gene encoding aminomethyl-transferring glycine dehydrogenase subunit GcvPA: MPYVPHSPADVRAMLDVLGKSSVDELFAHLPANVRLNRPLDLPDGLTEEEVRRYFRGVAARNHGMGELVSFLGGGVYDSIIPAACDAISSRSEFLTAYTPYQPEVSQGTLQAIYEWQSYICRLTGLDVANASMYDGATALTEAVSVLIASGRRNTVVLPDTLNPRWRRVVTTAMHGMGVKVVDAPVGPDGTTDPAGLAKVLGDDVAAFVLPNPNYLGLVEPVDELCAIARDAGVGVVAAVNPVSLAVLRAPGEYGADLAVGEAQPFGINPGWGGPLLGFLACVDAHKRRIPGRIVGRTTDNRGQQGYVLTLQTREQHIRREKATSNICSNQGLNALRATVYLSMLGAGGLAELGEANLVRCAALRRRVAAVDGVELPFAGPVFNEFVIRLPKPAEAFRAFARRHGVLAGIPLEGFAGCGAGDLLVAVTEKRTAAEIDRFGDLLADFVSGGGQ; the protein is encoded by the coding sequence ATGCCCTACGTGCCGCATTCGCCCGCCGACGTGCGGGCCATGCTCGACGTGCTGGGAAAGAGCAGCGTCGACGAACTCTTCGCCCACCTGCCGGCCAACGTCCGGCTGAACCGGCCGCTCGATCTGCCGGACGGCCTGACCGAGGAGGAGGTGCGCCGCTACTTCCGCGGCGTGGCCGCCCGCAACCACGGCATGGGCGAGCTGGTGAGCTTCCTCGGGGGCGGGGTGTACGACAGCATCATCCCCGCGGCCTGCGACGCCATCTCGTCGCGCAGCGAGTTTCTCACCGCCTACACGCCGTACCAGCCCGAGGTCTCGCAGGGCACCCTGCAGGCCATCTACGAGTGGCAGAGCTACATCTGCCGCCTGACCGGGCTCGACGTGGCGAACGCGAGCATGTACGACGGCGCCACGGCCCTGACCGAGGCCGTCTCGGTGCTCATCGCGTCCGGGCGCCGCAACACGGTCGTCCTGCCGGACACCCTGAATCCCCGCTGGCGCCGCGTCGTGACCACGGCCATGCACGGCATGGGCGTGAAGGTCGTCGACGCGCCGGTGGGGCCGGACGGCACCACCGATCCGGCCGGCCTGGCCAAGGTCCTCGGTGACGACGTAGCGGCGTTCGTGCTGCCGAACCCCAACTACCTCGGGCTCGTCGAACCCGTCGACGAGCTCTGCGCCATCGCGCGCGACGCCGGCGTGGGCGTGGTGGCGGCGGTCAACCCGGTCTCGCTGGCGGTGCTCCGGGCGCCCGGCGAGTACGGGGCCGACCTGGCGGTGGGCGAGGCCCAGCCGTTCGGCATCAACCCCGGCTGGGGCGGGCCGCTGCTGGGCTTCCTGGCCTGTGTCGATGCCCACAAGCGCCGCATCCCCGGCCGCATCGTGGGGCGCACCACCGACAACCGCGGGCAGCAGGGCTACGTGCTCACGCTGCAGACGCGCGAGCAGCACATCCGGCGCGAGAAGGCCACCAGCAACATCTGCTCGAACCAGGGGCTCAACGCCCTGCGAGCCACCGTGTACCTGAGCATGCTCGGGGCCGGCGGCCTGGCCGAGCTGGGCGAGGCGAACCTGGTCCGCTGCGCCGCCCTGCGCCGGCGCGTGGCGGCGGTCGACGGCGTCGAGCTGCCCTTCGCCGGGCCGGTGTTCAACGAGTTCGTGATCCGTCTGCCGAAGCCGGCCGAGGCCTTCCGCGCCTTCGCCCGGCGGCACGGCGTGCTGGCCGGCATTCCCCTCGAGGGCTTCGCCGGCTGCGGCGCGGGCGACCTGCTCGTGGCCGTCACCGAGAAACGCACCGCGGCGGAGATCGACCGGTTCGGCGATCTGCTGGCCGACTTCGTGTCCGGAGGTGGGCAGTGA
- the gcvH gene encoding glycine cleavage system protein GcvH, translating to MVPDDRKYSQEHEWVQIEGDTGVVGVTDFAASELGDVVFVELPEPGSEFSQGDTVGTIESVKAVADLYLPISGEIVEVNQDVVDSPELVNKDPMDGGWLLKVKLSDPGELDQLLDAAGYSELTGG from the coding sequence ATGGTACCTGACGACCGCAAGTATTCGCAGGAGCACGAGTGGGTGCAGATCGAGGGCGACACCGGCGTGGTCGGCGTGACCGACTTCGCGGCCAGCGAACTGGGCGACGTGGTCTTCGTCGAGCTGCCGGAGCCCGGCTCCGAGTTCAGCCAGGGCGACACCGTGGGCACCATCGAGTCCGTGAAGGCCGTGGCCGATCTCTACCTGCCCATCTCGGGCGAGATCGTCGAGGTCAACCAGGACGTCGTCGACAGCCCCGAGCTGGTGAACAAGGACCCCATGGACGGCGGCTGGCTGCTCAAGGTGAAGCTGAGCGATCCCGGCGAGCTCGACCAGCTCCTGGACGCCGCCGGTTACAGCGAACTGACGGGAGGCTGA